In Bufo gargarizans isolate SCDJY-AF-19 chromosome 6, ASM1485885v1, whole genome shotgun sequence, a single genomic region encodes these proteins:
- the LOC122942009 gene encoding zinc finger MYM-type protein 5-like, protein MKRNYASGSQKRKKRKEEEDKKKQDSGALLKFLSPQALPKDTSTDEATPSTSSSTSTDASLLSADVSSIAQATPSIASHTVEATASRTEIESAPLRNTEVTSTAQDTTSTVIVADDPAQWPAVLTDSVRCQIVKKGPVQVKNIVFPQNSESPPRRFTN, encoded by the exons ATGAAGCGGAATTATGCTTCAGGAAGCCagaaaagaaagaagagaaaggaagaggaggataAGAAAAAACAAGATAGTG GTGCTTTGCTTAAATTTCTCAGCCCTCAGGCTCTTCCTAAGGATACCTCCACTGATGAAG CTACACCATCAACGTCATCCTCAACATCAACAGATGCATCACTTCTCAGTGCTGATGTCTCCTCTATAGCACAAG CTACACCGTCAATAGCATCTCATACAGTGGAAGCCACTGCATCCAGAACAGAAATTGAGTCTGCACCACTTCGCAACACTGAGGTTACCTCTACAGCTCAAGATACCACAAGCACTGTAATTGTAGCTGATGACCCTGCGCAGTGGCCAGCAGTCCTGACTGATAGTGTGCGCTGTCAAATTGTTAAAAAAGGACCAGTGCAAGTCAAAAACATTGTATTCCCCCAAAATTCTGAGAGTCCACCTCGAAGATTCACAAATTAG